In the Candidatus Poribacteria bacterium genome, GACTGTACCTGATGCGATCCGTCCTGTCCGGACGATCCAGACTCGACGACGACTTCAAAACTTATATCTACCGATGCCTCGACTGCAGAGCGTGCGAATCCGCCTGCCCTTCCGGTGTGCCGTACGGGGTTCTTGTGGAACAGGCGCGCGCGATGTTCGAGCAATCCTATACGCGCTCTACCGGACAGCGCGCCCTGATCGCGGGCGTGTTCGGAGGGCTGCTGCCGCATCAGGGCAGGATTCGGGCCCTGTTCGGCGCTCTGAGGTTCTACCAGCGCTCTGGTTTGCAGAGGCTGGTACGCGGTTCTGGCGTGCTGAAACTGCTCGGCAGAATGGGCGAGATGGAATCGTTCCTTCCTCCGATTCCCAGCGCGTCGTTCCGCAAGCGGCTCACGCGCGTGACGCCTGCCGAAGGGGAGCGGCGGTACCGCATAGGCTTCATCTCCGGATGCATCATGGAGCCGATGTTCGCGGACATCAATCTGGCGACAGTACGCGTGCTCGCCCGGAACGGTTGTGAGGTCGTAACGCCGCGCGAGCAAGGATGCTGCGGGGCGCTGCACCTTCACAACGGCGTCCGCGATCGGGCAAAGGAGCTCGCCAAGACGAACATCGAAGTGTTCCTCGGTGGGGATTTAGACGCGATCGTGATCAACTCCGCCGGATGCGGCGCCGCCCTGAAGGAGTACGGCGAACTCTTCGAACACGACCCGGAATGGGCGGAACGCGCCGCCGCCTTCAGCGCGAAGATGCGCGACGTCCACGAATGGCTTGTCGAGATCGGCACGGTTCCGCCGACGCACTCGGTTCGCAAGCGAGTCACCTACGACGATGCGTGCCACCTCATCCACGGTCAGAAGGTCAGCCTGCAGCCGCGAGCTCTGCTCAAGAGCGTTCCGGGAATCGAGTGGGTCGAGCTTCGAGAGTCGGATTGGTGCTGCGGCAGCGCCGGCATCTACAACATCACGCAACCCGACATGTCCGAGCAGATCCTCTCGCGCAAGATGAAGTTCGTCGAGGACACCCAGGCGGACATTCTGCTGACAGGAAACCCCGGATGCCTGCTGCAACTGCGCAAGGGCGTCCGCCAGGCGGACCTCAGAATGCACGTGATGCATCCGATCGAGCTGTTGGATTGGGCTTACACCGGCGTCGAGCCGGACTCGATCCGACGAGGCTTCTGAGTCGTCCGGTTGCCAGACGATGCCACATGGTTCGGTCACTGTGGAAGGGAATGGCGTGAAGACCAATACGACGAAGCGACTGCTCGCGGAGGGGAAGCCTGCCGTCGGCAGTTGGATATCTCTGTGCTCCTCCATCTCGGCGGAGTACATGGCGCATCTCGGGTTCGATTGGCTCGTCGTCGATACGGAGCACAGCCCGGTCGGGTTCGAGACGATGGTCCAGTGCTTCCAAGCGATCTGCACGACCCCGACGATGCCCATGGTACGCGTCGCGAACAACGACGTGACGCTCATCAAGCGCGTCCTGGACGCCGGGGCGATGGGGATCGTCGTCCCGATGGTGCTGAACGCCGAGGAGGCGAAGCAGGCGGTCGCCGCCGCCAAATACCCGCCCGTCGGGATCCGCTCCGTCGGCGGCGGACGGTGCATGGTCTACGGCGACGATTACTTCACGTGGGCGAACGACGAGACGTGCGTCATCGTGCAGATCGAGCATATCGAAGCGGTGCAGCGTACCGAGGAGATACTGTCCGTTTCCGGCGTCGATGCGGCGTTCATCGGTCCCAACGACCTGGCTTGGTCGATGGGAACCAAGCCCGGGACGCCGGATCACGAAGCGGCGATCCAGCAAGTGCTCGCCACGGCGAAGCGGATGCGCCGAGCGGTAGGAATCCATACGCCCAGTGGGGGCGTCGCGAAGCAGCGGATCGAGCAGGGGTTCCAGTTCGTCGCCATCGCGTCCGACGCCGCCTATGCAAAGGCGTACGGGCAGGTTCAGCTCGCTGAAGCGCGCAGCG is a window encoding:
- a CDS encoding (Fe-S)-binding protein, translated to MSEPVSPALSKRVSLLHAVGIVDEDKLLKCTHCGFCLPTCPTYRELGLEMDSPRGRLYLMRSVLSGRSRLDDDFKTYIYRCLDCRACESACPSGVPYGVLVEQARAMFEQSYTRSTGQRALIAGVFGGLLPHQGRIRALFGALRFYQRSGLQRLVRGSGVLKLLGRMGEMESFLPPIPSASFRKRLTRVTPAEGERRYRIGFISGCIMEPMFADINLATVRVLARNGCEVVTPREQGCCGALHLHNGVRDRAKELAKTNIEVFLGGDLDAIVINSAGCGAALKEYGELFEHDPEWAERAAAFSAKMRDVHEWLVEIGTVPPTHSVRKRVTYDDACHLIHGQKVSLQPRALLKSVPGIEWVELRESDWCCGSAGIYNITQPDMSEQILSRKMKFVEDTQADILLTGNPGCLLQLRKGVRQADLRMHVMHPIELLDWAYTGVEPDSIRRGF
- a CDS encoding 2-dehydro-3-deoxyglucarate aldolase → MPHGSVTVEGNGVKTNTTKRLLAEGKPAVGSWISLCSSISAEYMAHLGFDWLVVDTEHSPVGFETMVQCFQAICTTPTMPMVRVANNDVTLIKRVLDAGAMGIVVPMVLNAEEAKQAVAAAKYPPVGIRSVGGGRCMVYGDDYFTWANDETCVIVQIEHIEAVQRTEEILSVSGVDAAFIGPNDLAWSMGTKPGTPDHEAAIQQVLATAKRMRRAVGIHTPSGGVAKQRIEQGFQFVAIASDAAYAKAYGQVQLAEARSARI